A single Tenacibaculum sp. 190524A02b DNA region contains:
- a CDS encoding choice-of-anchor B family protein — protein MNKKLLYTLSLTILTTFFSFSQTPCVGGKAGNYPCNGYDLMSNINTSTLSGSASAEGADIWGWTDPTTNKEYAIASMTNSTAFVDITDPVNPIYLGRLNTNAGSNFWRDVKVYKNHAFIVADNVGAHGMQVFDLTRLRGVTTPQNFTSDTVFTGVNSCHNIVINEATGYAYLVGCGGFYSGGPVFVDITDPKNPKAAGGYSAQGYTHDAQVVTYNGPDTDYTGKEILIASNGNVGGTNDVVVIDVTNKTSPKFISKITYPNARYTHQGWFTEDQSHFILGDELDEQRVGTNTKSVVFDLTDLDAPKLSSTYLGPTAAIDHNGYVKGNEFFIANYTAGLRVLDISNISASTNSMVETGYFDTYPENNSTSFKGVWSVYPYFASGNIILNDINRGLFVVRKSGTLSTDNVDLTKSKFTIFPNPSNKTTNPRVIAQNNTINSIEVYNILGKRVFLEKNISQKEFTIPMKKEAKGVYIIKINDKISKKLILR, from the coding sequence ATGAATAAAAAACTACTTTACACACTATCATTAACTATATTAACTACCTTTTTCTCCTTTTCTCAAACTCCTTGCGTTGGTGGAAAAGCTGGTAATTATCCTTGTAACGGATATGACTTAATGTCTAACATTAATACAAGTACGTTATCTGGTTCTGCTTCTGCTGAAGGTGCTGATATTTGGGGATGGACTGATCCTACTACTAATAAAGAATATGCTATTGCTTCAATGACTAATAGTACTGCTTTTGTAGATATAACCGATCCAGTTAATCCGATTTATTTAGGAAGATTAAATACCAATGCAGGTTCTAATTTTTGGAGAGATGTAAAAGTATACAAAAACCATGCTTTTATTGTTGCTGATAATGTTGGTGCGCATGGTATGCAAGTTTTTGACTTAACAAGATTAAGAGGAGTAACCACACCTCAAAATTTTACTTCTGATACAGTTTTCACAGGGGTAAATAGCTGTCATAATATTGTAATTAATGAAGCTACAGGATATGCTTATTTAGTTGGTTGTGGTGGATTCTATAGTGGAGGTCCTGTTTTTGTAGATATTACTGACCCTAAAAATCCTAAAGCAGCTGGAGGATATTCAGCACAAGGATACACACACGATGCTCAAGTAGTAACCTATAACGGCCCTGATACTGATTATACTGGAAAGGAAATATTGATAGCTAGTAATGGTAATGTAGGAGGCACAAATGATGTTGTTGTGATAGATGTAACTAATAAAACATCTCCTAAATTTATATCTAAAATCACTTACCCAAATGCTCGTTATACACACCAAGGATGGTTTACTGAAGATCAAAGTCATTTTATCTTAGGGGATGAACTAGATGAACAAAGAGTTGGAACAAATACAAAGTCTGTAGTTTTTGACTTAACTGATTTAGATGCGCCTAAATTATCATCAACATACTTAGGACCTACAGCTGCAATCGATCATAATGGATATGTAAAAGGAAATGAATTTTTTATAGCAAACTATACCGCTGGATTAAGAGTATTGGATATTTCTAATATCAGTGCTTCAACTAATTCAATGGTTGAAACTGGGTATTTTGATACGTATCCTGAAAATAATAGTACTTCTTTTAAAGGAGTTTGGAGTGTGTACCCTTATTTTGCTAGTGGAAACATTATACTTAATGATATTAACAGAGGTTTATTTGTTGTTAGGAAAAGTGGAACGCTTTCAACTGACAATGTAGACTTAACTAAAAGTAAGTTTACCATTTTCCCTAATCCATCAAATAAAACAACCAACCCTCGTGTTATAGCACAAAATAATACTATAAACTCAATAGAAGTATAC
- the thiL gene encoding thiamine-phosphate kinase: protein MLEDKNQEKTSLSELGEFGLINHLTKHFSLTHKTTVKGVGDDAAVLEASEKQTVITTDLLVEGVHFDLSYMPLKHLGYKAVMVNLSDVYAMNADAEQITVSIAVSNRFPLEALEALYSGIQLACETYKVDLIGGDTTSSTKGMLISITAIGKANKEDLVYRDGAKATDLIVVSGDLGGAYLGLQVLEREKQVFQVNPQSQPDLDNYTYIIERQLKPEARKDIPKLLKELDVKPTAMIDISDGLSSEIMHICTQSKVGCKIYEEKLPLDPQVISTCEEFDIDSTMVALSGGEDYELLFTISIDEYEKIKGNPNLSVIGHITEASQGMNLITRANQEIALKAQGWNSFNA from the coding sequence ATGTTAGAAGATAAAAATCAAGAAAAGACATCATTGTCTGAATTAGGAGAGTTTGGGTTGATAAATCACTTAACTAAACATTTTTCATTAACACATAAAACTACTGTTAAAGGAGTAGGTGATGATGCTGCCGTTTTAGAGGCTTCTGAAAAACAAACAGTAATTACTACTGATTTATTAGTTGAAGGTGTGCATTTTGATTTGAGTTACATGCCTTTAAAACATTTAGGTTATAAGGCAGTTATGGTGAATTTATCAGATGTGTATGCTATGAATGCAGATGCAGAACAAATTACGGTCTCTATAGCTGTATCTAATAGATTTCCATTGGAAGCTTTAGAAGCTCTTTATTCAGGTATACAATTAGCTTGTGAAACTTATAAGGTTGATTTGATAGGAGGAGATACGACCTCGTCTACAAAAGGTATGTTGATTTCTATTACCGCTATAGGAAAAGCAAATAAAGAAGATTTAGTTTATAGAGATGGAGCAAAGGCAACAGATTTAATTGTAGTGTCTGGTGACTTAGGAGGTGCTTATTTAGGGTTACAAGTTTTAGAAAGAGAAAAACAAGTGTTTCAAGTAAATCCACAAAGCCAACCGGATTTAGATAATTATACCTATATAATAGAAAGACAATTAAAACCTGAAGCAAGAAAGGATATACCAAAACTATTGAAAGAATTAGATGTTAAACCAACTGCTATGATTGATATATCTGATGGGCTATCTTCGGAAATTATGCACATCTGTACACAAAGTAAAGTAGGGTGTAAAATTTATGAAGAAAAATTACCATTAGATCCACAAGTAATAAGCACCTGTGAGGAGTTTGATATAGATTCTACGATGGTTGCATTGAGTGGTGGTGAAGATTATGAATTGTTATTTACTATTTCAATTGATGAATATGAAAAGATAAAAGGGAATCCTAATTTAAGTGTTATTGGGCACATAACTGAAGCATCGCAAGGTATGAACTTAATAACTAGAGCCAATCAAGAAATAGCTTTAAAAGCCCAAGGTTGGAATTCTTTTAACGCGTAA